Part of the Tenacibaculum sp. SZ-18 genome, TCAAAGAAAATATTATCTTTAAAGAGAGTTATTGTGTAAATGATTTTATAAAGGATTACAACTCATTCAAAGGAAATGCATATGGATTGGCAAATATATTAACCCAAACTGCTTTCCTAAGACCTAAGATAAAAAGTAAAAAGGTTAAAAATTTATATTTTACGGGACAATTAACAGTTCCTGGGCCCGGCGTTCCACCATCATTGATTTCTGGTAAAATAGCGTCAGATTTAATTCTTAAAACTTCCCTCTAATGAAAAGTATTTTCGACAATGTTTCTTACAAATGCAGCAAGTTGGTGACAACTAGCTACAGTACTTCGTTTTCTTTGGCAACAAGAATGTTAGCTCCATCTATTAGGGATCATATTTATAATATTTATGGATTTGTTCGTTTTGCAGATGAGATAGTAGATACATTTCATGATTATGATAAGGAGGGATTGTTAGATCGTTTTGAGAAAGATTATTATTTATCATTACATCAAGGAATAAGCTTAAATCCAATCTTGAATTCTTTTATCCATACTGTAAAAGAAAACAATATCACTGATGATTTGGTACAAGCTTTTTTGCGCAGTATGCGAGCTGATTTATCAAAAACTGAATATAAAACACAAGAAGAGTATAATCAATACATTTATGGATCAGCAGATGTTGTAGGTTTAATGTGCTTAAGAGTTTTTGTAAAAGGTGATGAGGAGAAATATAATAAGTTAAAAGAACCAGCAATGCGCCTAGGTTCTGCCTTTCAAAAGGTTAATTTTCTTAGAGATTTAAAAGACGATGTAGAATTATTAAATCGTTCGTACTTTCCAAATATAGATTTAAAAGAGTTGGATAATGCATCCAAACAAGAAATTGTTAAAGAAATAGAAGCTGATTTTGAATTCGCCTTTTCTAATGGAATTTTACAATTACCAGTGGAAGCAAAGTTCGGAGTGTATATGGCTTATAGATATTACAAAAAGTTATTGGTTAAATTAAAAGCAACTCCTTCTTCTAAAATTATGGATACAAGAATTAGGATTTCTAATCCAATGAAGATAAATTTGTTGGCAAGAAGTTATGTAAAATATAAACTAAATCTTATTTAATGATTGTTTTTGCATTAGTTACATTAGGTACATTTATTTTAATGGAAGGAATCACCTGGTGTACACACAAATACGTAATGCATGGTTTCGGATGGTTTTTACATGAAGATCATCATCAACCAGGCTATCCTCATGTTTTTGAAAAAAATGACGCATTCTTTATTGTTTTTGCTATTCCGAGTATGATGTTGTTTTTCTTTGGAATTAGACCAGAATTAAACTTTTTATTTTTCATTGGTTTAGGTATATTATGCTACGGCGTAGCATATTTTCTTATTCATGATGTGTTAATCCACAGAAGGTTTAAGTGGTTCGATAAAACTGATAATTGGTATTTTAAAGCTTTACGTAAGGCTCATAAAATCCACCACAAAAATATGGGTAAACACGAAAGTCAATGTTTTGGGATGTTGTATGTTCCTATGAAGTATTTTAAAGAATATTTAAAATAGTGATATACCTGTATTTACTTCTTAATTTAGGTTCTTTAAGCATTCCTTTACTGTATTCTTTTGAAAAAAATATGCGCTTTATCAAGCATTGGAAGGCTGTTTTATTATCATTAACAATTGTAGCTACAGTATTTTTAATTTGGGATGCCATATTTACTCAGAATGGAGTTTGGGGGTTTAATCCAGATTATCACTTACCTTATTTACTATTTGGAATGCCAATAGAAGAGTGGATGTTCTTTTTTTGTATTCCATATGCAAGTATTTTCATTCATTATTCACTTGAGTATTTTAAACCCAAACTTTTAATTCCATCCAAAATTACAAGAGCAATTACTATAACAATAATTGTAATTCTTATTCCAATTTTAATATACAATTTTGGAAAGGCGTATACTACAGTGAATTATTTATTTCTTATAGCTTTATTAATTATAAGCCTTTTTTATGGAATTGAACATTTAAGACGATTCTACATTGCATTTTTAATCATATTAATACCTTTTTTCATTGTAAATGGAGTTTTAACAGGAACCGGGCTGGAAGAGCCTGTGGTTTGGTATAATAATGATGAAAATTTAGGAATTCGTCTAGTAACAATTCCCATAGAAGATATTGGTTATGCATTTACAATGTTATTTGGAAATATATTTTTAATTGAAATGTTTAAGAAGAAAGATTAGTCTTCTGTTAATAATTTAAGGTTAATTTTCACTTTATAAATTCTACTTTGTCCGTTCATATAACTTTCTGCCATTTCTTGAAAGCTTTTGAAGTCAGCGGTTTTAATATCCTTCGTATTATCTCTTTTACTGGTAAAGTAAAGTGTTTCTGAAGTTGCATCATAAAAAGGAGAGTAATCCATTCTAGAGGAGTTGATTGTTTTGCCAAGGTTTTGTCGTTCAGTAAATTGTCCGTTTTTATCCTTAAAGCTCACGTACAAATCCCCACTACCAACTCCATCTTTAGCTTTATAAACTGTATAAATTAAGAAATTTTCATCAGGAGAAATAAATGAATTGAATTCATAACCTTTTCCGTTTACATTTTCATTTAGTTTTAAAGGTTCTTCATATTTTATGTTATTCCATTTTGCATAAAGAATATCATCTTTTGTCGTAACTGTAAATTGATCTGAAGTATAGTATAAATTATTATTCGTACTTAATGATGGAAAGAATTCATTGTGTTTCGTATTTATGGGAGCTCCAATATTTTTAGGTTGAGACCATTTTGAGTTAACTGATGTTCGTTCAACAAACCAAATGTCATAATCCGTTTGCTGATTGTCTTTTCCATGAGGACGATTCGAAGAAAAATATAGTCTTAGGTTATCTGGAGAAAGAAATGGTTCAATATCTCTATAAGTTCCAGAGAAAGAAACAATTTCAAAATTGGTCCAAGTATTATTTATTTTTTTAGCTTTTACAATCGCTCCTTTGCTTTCATTTAAATTTTGAATTGTAAAATAGGCTTCATTACCGTTTGATGAAAGTGTAAAATCTCTACAGCTAATAAATTGCTTAAAAGACTCGTCTATAGGAAGAACCTTCTCTGTTTGAGAAAAGCATATGAAAGGGAATAAAAAAATGTACCCTGAGATGATCGATTTCATGATTGTTGATTTTTCCCAAAGTACATTTAAATATGTTGACGAAATATTCAGATAAATAACTTTAACTAAAATTTAGCAGCTAGCTTTTTCTTTATTTTATCTAGGGATAAATTATGAATACTACCTATATGACTGTGATCTTCTGAAGCATCAGGTACATAAGTTCCATTTTCTACTTCACTGCTTACTTTTAAATAAGCATCTCTAAAAGTCATGCCATTTGTAACTAATGTATTGATATTATCAACGGTGTAAAGGTATTTGT contains:
- a CDS encoding sterol desaturase family protein gives rise to the protein MIVFALVTLGTFILMEGITWCTHKYVMHGFGWFLHEDHHQPGYPHVFEKNDAFFIVFAIPSMMLFFFGIRPELNFLFFIGLGILCYGVAYFLIHDVLIHRRFKWFDKTDNWYFKALRKAHKIHHKNMGKHESQCFGMLYVPMKYFKEYLK
- a CDS encoding PD40 domain-containing protein, producing MKSIISGYIFLFPFICFSQTEKVLPIDESFKQFISCRDFTLSSNGNEAYFTIQNLNESKGAIVKAKKINNTWTNFEIVSFSGTYRDIEPFLSPDNLRLYFSSNRPHGKDNQQTDYDIWFVERTSVNSKWSQPKNIGAPINTKHNEFFPSLSTNNNLYYTSDQFTVTTKDDILYAKWNNIKYEEPLKLNENVNGKGYEFNSFISPDENFLIYTVYKAKDGVGSGDLYVSFKDKNGQFTERQNLGKTINSSRMDYSPFYDATSETLYFTSKRDNTKDIKTADFKSFQEMAESYMNGQSRIYKVKINLKLLTED
- a CDS encoding lycopene cyclase domain-containing protein is translated as MIYLYLLLNLGSLSIPLLYSFEKNMRFIKHWKAVLLSLTIVATVFLIWDAIFTQNGVWGFNPDYHLPYLLFGMPIEEWMFFFCIPYASIFIHYSLEYFKPKLLIPSKITRAITITIIVILIPILIYNFGKAYTTVNYLFLIALLIISLFYGIEHLRRFYIAFLIILIPFFIVNGVLTGTGLEEPVVWYNNDENLGIRLVTIPIEDIGYAFTMLFGNIFLIEMFKKKD
- a CDS encoding phytoene/squalene synthase family protein, producing MKSIFDNVSYKCSKLVTTSYSTSFSLATRMLAPSIRDHIYNIYGFVRFADEIVDTFHDYDKEGLLDRFEKDYYLSLHQGISLNPILNSFIHTVKENNITDDLVQAFLRSMRADLSKTEYKTQEEYNQYIYGSADVVGLMCLRVFVKGDEEKYNKLKEPAMRLGSAFQKVNFLRDLKDDVELLNRSYFPNIDLKELDNASKQEIVKEIEADFEFAFSNGILQLPVEAKFGVYMAYRYYKKLLVKLKATPSSKIMDTRIRISNPMKINLLARSYVKYKLNLI